Genomic window (Cuculus canorus isolate bCucCan1 chromosome 15, bCucCan1.pri, whole genome shotgun sequence):
tgatggagctgctgccaCTCCAGCCAGCAAGAACTGGCTCTTTTTCCCTGGTCAGACCATCAAGGTGACTCaaatctgtgctgaacagacaTTGCAGGGGGGTGTAGcagagaccaatgggatgaggtttcacgaggccaaatgccgggtcctgcgcttggggcacaacaaccctgtgcagtgctacagactgggggaagagtggctggagagctgcacggaggagaaggacctgggggtaatggttgacagtgactgaacatgagccagcagtggcccaggtggccaagaaggccaatggcatcttggcttggatcagaaatggtgtgaccagcagagccagggaggggattctgcccctggagtcggcactggtgagaccgcaccttgaatactgtgtacagttctggacccctcaccacaagaaggatgttgaggctctggagcgtgtccagagaaaagcaaggaagctggtgaggggctggagaacaagacttacaggagcggctgagagagctggggttgtttagcctggagaagaggagactgaggggagaccttgtcactgcctgcaactgcctgagaggaggttgtagagaggagggagctgggctcttctccccagtgacaggggacaggacatgggagaatggcctcaagctgtgccaaggcaggttcagactggatatcaggaaaaaatttttcacagcaagggtcatcaggccctggcagaggctgcgcagggagggggtggagtccccatccctggaggggtttaaaaggcacgtagacgaggtgctcagggacacggttcagtggcagataggaatggctggactcagtgatccaagaggtcttttccaacctggtgattctatgacagacGCCAGGCCAGCACCCCAGTGGGCAGGAGAAGCTCTCTGCCCCCCCACACCATGGGCAGCAGCCGGGAGGAGTCATGCATGGCCTCACATCCTTGGAGCTGCTGTGCTACCCAGAGACCTGTAAGGACCCTGTGCCTGGCACTGCCTGCAAAGCCCGTGGGGTGCCGGCACCCTATTTCCAAAGCAAAGGGTAAAGATGGGCTCAAGGAGCTGGCAGTGACCTGGCAAGGGCACTGCCCGCATCTCTGCCTGCCTCAGCACAgcagggcagaggtggggatGTGCAGGGGAGCCGGGGCACACCGGCTGCCTGTGTTCACACAGCCACGCCTGGCCAAGAACATGTTACGAAAGAACACGCGGGGACCCGCCTCAAACCTCTGGCACAACATCACAGGGgataatcatcatcatcatcatcatcatcatccgAAACCCAATTAAAGCCAGCAAGCGAACAGAGCAGCAGTGATGGAGTGGTACAGAGGAATGATTACTAACAAAAGTCTGAGGTTTCAACATTTGTTTTTGTCCCATGTGAGAAGACAGCACTGGATTCCTGTGGCTcgcaggcagggaaaggcagcgGGCAGGGCTGTCccctgctttggatgcagctgcCCTGCTTTGGGAAGGAGGGCTATGCTGCACGGGTGAGAGATGCTCCGGTGCATTCCCTTCCCCAGTGGTGACACCGTGGCCCTGTGCTGGGCAGATGCAGGTGGCAGGAGGCTGGCACGCTCTGCCCAAATCCTGCATCCATGGCTGGACGGGTGTGGTGCAGAGCCACCATGCAGTGCCCTCTGGCAACCTCGAGAGCAGGATCTCAGCACCATACGGGCTTTGCAGCTCACCTCACCTTGGAGACTGGTCCCCAGCttgctggagagctgctggCTCCTCTGTGGGCAGGGTCTCTCAGTCACTGCAGGGAAAAGAGCTCTGCCCTAGGAGTTGGGCCGAAGGGCAGCACAGGTTCCCCAAGGGCACGTCCTTGTCCTGGACCATGCGGGAAGGCTTAGCTCTGGCTGAGGGACAGcatctcccagctcctccagtgGCATTCAGACCCTCCCCTGGCTGGACCTCACCTGGTGGCAGTGGGACAGATCCTCTCCCACCCTGAGCACAGGGTGGGGATGAGAGTACAGTGCACAAGCGCCGTTGCCCGGGATGGGGGGAGCGAGTATCTGCTGGCAGGCACATCTCCGCCTGCAGCAGAGACCCCGGAGGCTGTGCCTGGTTGATGCCATGGCAGGGTGACGGCTgcttgctctgctctctgccatCTGCCACCACGGCGCTGTTTCCTGCCCAGATTTCTCTGGCCACATCAGTGCTGGTACACaaacagggatggggaaggttCCCATGAATGGGAACTCACTCATCCAGTTTTTACTTCCATTTCTGGCCTGACTTAGGCTTGAGCTAACTAGCAGGCTCCCAGCTGTCCTGGGCACAGCCTGGGGGCTGGCACGGGCCGGGGGCTCCTCTGGCTCTGCCGGCTGCTTGCCCAGCGTCCTGGGGACTGGGGGGTTGAGCGGTGTGGGCACAGGCTGACTGCTCTAGCAGGGATTgctcctggggcagcagctgtgtGTCCAGGGACCTCCGTGCTCCCATGATCATGTGGCATGGGGACAGATCCTTCCAGGCCCATCAACAGCCTCTTTGAACTCCTTAGCAAACTCCAGGACTTGAAGAGTGTGGGATGGGGACTGTAGttctttttccccctgcctTTCCCTAAGCCCAGACAGGGTCACTTGCCCGGGCTGCCCTGCCCACGCCCAGCTGGAGCCTCGCACCCAGCCCAGGTGCAGGCTGGCCTTGAGCCACGACCCAGGGGGAGATCCCTGCAAGGCTGTGGTGGAAATGCAATGCGAGCAGCCAGCCCAAGGCTCACACCGCACTTACCAAGCACTGCGCATTAACATTTCTCCTCCAGCGACGCCAGTACCCTTTGCACGAGGCATTCACCTGGTTGCAGCATGGCCACCTCCTTCGCATGTCCTGCGCTTGCGGCGGCTGCCTTCAAACAACAGCCAGCCCTAAATTCCCTTTGGTTAAACCAGAACCTAACTGAGACAAGGTTTAAAGGACCTTCAAGTCCTCCCTTAGTCTAAGAAAAGCCGAACCTCAGAGAAAGTCAGACAAGGTTCACTCTTGCTGCAATGAGGTGAGGTCTCCTGCAGAGAGGGGTGCTGCCCGCCTCCTGCAGGCACCAGGGCCCATCGCTGGGCGATGTCTTGGCTCGCAAATGGCTGGTGGCCCCAAAAGGGTGGCTGTTTCCCCGGCAGCATCACTGTGCCGCTCAGATGGGATGCTCATTACAGCCAGGAGTTAATCACGCTGCAGCGACGGCTATTGTTTCTTCACTTCCTCTTGTTATTTCCCCTCTCTGCAGATGGGGAGATCACTTCCAAGCCCATGGTGCTATTCCTGGGACCGTGGAGCGTCGGCAAATCTTCTATGATAAACTACCTCCTCGGGCTGGACGACACTCCCTACCAGCTCTACACAGGTACCACGTTCACTGCTCTCTCCCTGCTCAGCTGAGGGCAACCAGGCCCCTGCGTTTCTGCATCCATGTGGTCAGTGATTCCCAGCTACATCACTTTGATCCGCCTCTTTACATCAGGGAGGCTGTGATTTGGTCCGTGCTGCCCGGCAGCAGTGCCGTATGGCAGGAGACGTTCCTCACCACGGCCCAGGAGATGTCTACCCTccccagggaggaggagggcatCTCTCCTTGTAGCATCCCCATCCTGGAGCAAAGGGCTCACTGCCTTATAGAGTTATAGAatgccctgagctggaagggatcGTAGAGTCATACTCCTGTCCCTGCGCAGAACAACCCCAATATTCACACCGTGTTGTCCaagtgcttctggaatattgtcaggcttggtgccgtcactgcttccctggggagctgttccagggctccaccaccctctggggaaagaacttcttcctaatacccaacctaaccctcccctggcatcttcctgccattccctcaggtcctatccTTGATTGCCCTCAATCTCAACTACAAGAGCAGTGGTCACATCACAAGGCCAACTTGTCCTCgttttccccctttcccacctcATGCAGAGCCAATTAATTCGCCCTCCCAGGagcaaagccattccccttccttcctccctgctcccctggTTGTCATCTCACAGCTGAGGGCAGACGCCCGCGGCCAGCTCTGTGGCAGGGTCACGAGGGTCCCTAGGAGAATATTCTCCAGGGCACCTTTCGCAGGACAACCAGTTCTTGCAGAAGACAGCCCCGCTGGCGTTTTCTCAAGAAGTTTGGCAAGAATTTCATGGCCCCACTGCTTgccttccctcagcctctcttgGCAAGTGAGCGATGCTCCTGAGCTCCCTGGCTAGTCCCAGGCCAGCCCCGTCATGTCCATTGCCCAGCATGGATCTCACAGCTCTGGTGCTCCTCTCATTGCTGGGCAGGGGCGGAACCTACCACCTCCGAATTCACCGTTATCATGCACGGCCCCAAGCTGAAGACCATTGAAGGCATCGTGATGGCTGCTGACAGTGCCCGCTCCTTCTCACCCCTGGAGAAGTTTGGGCAGAACTTCTTGGAGAAGCTGATAGGGATTGAGGTGCCCCACAAACTGCTGGAGAGAGTTACCTTTGTGGACACGCCGGGCATCATTGAAAACCGCAAGCAGCAAGAACGAGGTAGGGGTTTACTGGGATTATCTAAGGGACTCCAAAAAAAAGATACCTCAATGATGTGAAACAACAAAATGGATGAAGGACAATGGGGAAGAGCCCTAGGTTACAAAACAGATCTTGCACTGGAGGGGTAGGCGATGtttgtctgcagcagcagcaaaggcttGGGGAACATAACCAACGGCCATCAGCTAGAGCAGCCGTTTCTGCTGCTTGGAGATGAGACAGCAAGGCATTTCAGCAAGGAGCTTCCTGGAGACTCCTTGGGCTGTTGATTGCCTGTCTCAGCTCAGCATTTAATGCCCTGTTGGTCACCCTTGGAGCCTGGATTTGCCAgtggctggtgctgcagcagagcccagaGAAGAACCAATCCATCCCCACAGCACCTGGGATGCCAGGACAGATCAATAGGGCTTCTTGAGCCACTTGGTGTCCACTGAGGAAAGCAAGGATGTGGCTGATATCTGCtcacaggagcagcaggaatCTGTGGCCAGCAATAGGGAGGAAGAAGGTTTGGAGGTGATGCTGATGGAGACATGTAGTCACAGGCCCAGACACACAGGGATGGGTTTTCATGCCAAGAAACATTGAAGTGTTTTTAGCTCACGAGAAACAGGTTCTAGGCTGCATGGGAAGTCCACTGTGTCTCACACCTTGTCCTACTCACTCGGGGCGTGAGACACAGCGAACTCAAGGTTTATCTATCCCTTGACCTGAAGGGAGTCATTCTGCGTTGGCCATTTCTGCTggatttctctgtttcctctcctcAAGGTTACCCATTCAACGACGTGTGCCAGTGGTTCATTGACAGAGCTGATCTCATCTTCGTTGTCTTTGATCCTACGAAGCTGGATGTGGGCTTGGAGCTGGAGATGCTGTTTCGCCAGCTGAAGGGCCGTGAGTCCCAGATCAGAATCATCTTGAACAAAGCTGACAGCCTGGCTACCCAGGAGCTCATGAGAGTCTATGGTGCCTTATTCTGGAGCCTGGCTCCTCTCATCAACGTCACGGAGCCACCCAGGGTGTACGTTAGCTCCTTCTGGCCCCATGAGTACCACCCAGACACCCACAAAGACCTGTTCCTCAAAGAAGAGATATCGCTCCTGGAAGATCTCAACCAGGTGATTGAGAACAGGATGGAAAATAAGATTGCCTTCATACGCCAGCACGCCATCCGGGTGCGCATCCACGCCCTTTTGGTCGATCGCTATCTACAGACCTACAAGGACAAAATGACCTTCTTTAGCGATGGAGAACTGGTGTTCAGGGACATTGTGGAAGATCCTGACAAGTTCTTTATCTTTAAGTCCATTCTGGCAAAGACCAATGTCAGCAAATTTGACCTCCCCAACCGCGAGGCTTACAAGGACTTCTTTGGCATCAACCCCATCACCAGTTTTAAGCTGCTGTCTCAGCAGTGTTCTTACATGGGAGGATGTTTCCTTGACAAGATTGAGAAGGCCATCACTCGTGAGCTTCCCGATCTCTTGGGAAGCATTGGCTTGGGGAAGAAGCCCAATGTCCTCTCCTGCGACAGCACTGGCTGTGGTGAAACCCCAAAGAATCGTTACAAGAAACCCTAAGGTGTTCTGTAATACAACCGTCCATGTGTTCCTACTGGTGAATGAGCTTATGTCTTATCTGTCCAAGATGCCACGGTTTGTTAACCCTTTGAGTACCACACTGGCAAAGGCTACTGTACGACGAGGACTTTGAGTCATTGACATCGATGGCAGGGGAAGATGGGTGGGCataagaaagagaataaaaactgTGAATTCCTGACATATAATCTTTGTTCTTTCAAGTAGAAGGCAATGTTTAAGCTGTGAGTACGAGCAATGCACAGTGAGCTAGAACTGTAGCTGCTTTTTCACTGGTGCCAAGAATGTGTGAACAGGAATTTCAACCTCTGCATCCCCGAAGCCATCAGGGAGCATGAATGAGGGCATGGCGtgagagcagaggggagagTGGTGACACACTAACCTGGAGCATCACCAGCCCTGGGGGCAAAGTGTTGGGCAAGGAAAGAGAGGCCAGATCTCATCTgttgttttcagaaacaaacatcTCACAGATATTTTAAGTCACACAGTGAGTTCTCCTTTCGCGTAACTGCTGAGTTGAACTACTGCAACCTTCACCTGGTGCTCACCTAAAGAAGGGGCTTTTGCAGAGGCGCTGGTAGCTCCAGGTAGCTATGATGGGATTTGCAAGTCTGTGTCAGAGGAAGAAGGGGGCTGGAAAGGAGCTGAGCTGCGCTGGAGAAGGAGGGCCAGCACCTCAAGTCCTACAAACTGCTGTGAGCAGGCTTTCCTCTCTCTGGGCCAGCAAAGGGACAGGGCACTTCATGCCTGTGTGTGCCATCAACCTCAAAAACCCACAATGACAAGTCAAGTGTGCAGATCAGCAGGGCCTTGAGGGTTAAGAGTTAGGCACTTTGACTTTGTTCAAGTCCGTGTTGCTGTTTTCTCAGTCAGACCCCCACATTTTTGTGCTCTGTGGAGGGAGGCAGGAACAAGGGGCATCAGTACCTGTGTACTTTTTGCCCATCAGTTGATCTGTTCTCCCTAGGACAACCCAGGCAGGTTTCTGTCACTTGTTTGCCAAACTTCCCCTGGTTTAGCCATGAGTTTGTTGGCTCATCTCTGTGCATCGATGCACAGCCCTGGGAGGAGGAGTGTTGCTTTGGAAGCACCCAAGGTTCCCTGTGGACAGACAACCCTTGAAACCCATCAGGGAAAGCCAGGAGATTAGAGGTGGCCTCATCACTTTGTCCTCACTGCTGGACTGCAGCATGGCCGGCTGCTGAGCTGAGCACAAACTAACCAAGAGGTAGAAGATGTTGCTCTGGGTGGAAACTGGTGCCTTCTAGCCCACCAGCGACCTGCTGAATGTCCTTTCTCCTTCGTCCTGCCAAATGACCACAGCTAACACTGCTCTCCAGGAAACCCCTGGAGCAGAGGGACTTACCTTTGACAGGAACAAGAAGACACGAGGGTGCTGGGTGAggcaagaaaaggcaaaaggaaagaaatagggaaagAGAAGGCTGGAAATGGAAGGCTCTGGTGTGATGAGGAGGGTGTGAAGGGCAGTGGCCCTTATCTCCGTGTGC
Coding sequences:
- the SRL gene encoding sarcalumenin isoform X3 produces the protein MKGLNLLCCCVASLLLLATAEEVEDASEPTKRDRSHLESTLKLNEEKPADDFSGVLQRLRKIYHSSIKPLEQSYRYNELRQHEITAYPGRTLGSNTDGEITSKPMVLFLGPWSVGKSSMINYLLGLDDTPYQLYTGAEPTTSEFTVIMHGPKLKTIEGIVMAADSARSFSPLEKFGQNFLEKLIGIEVPHKLLERVTFVDTPGIIENRKQQERGYPFNDVCQWFIDRADLIFVVFDPTKLDVGLELEMLFRQLKGRESQIRIILNKADSLATQELMRVYGALFWSLAPLINVTEPPRVYVSSFWPHEYHPDTHKDLFLKEEISLLEDLNQVIENRMENKIAFIRQHAIRVRIHALLVDRYLQTYKDKMTFFSDGELVFRDIVEDPDKFFIFKSILAKTNVSKFDLPNREAYKDFFGINPITSFKLLSQQCSYMGGCFLDKIEKAITRELPDLLGSIGLGKKPNVLSCDSTGCGETPKNRYKKP